Proteins encoded within one genomic window of Oncorhynchus masou masou isolate Uvic2021 chromosome 1, UVic_Omas_1.1, whole genome shotgun sequence:
- the pheta1 gene encoding sesquipedalian-1 yields MKLNERSVAHYATCDSPPDKTGFLFKKGERNTAYHRRWLILKGNMLFYFEERESREPIGVIVLEGCTVELCESAEEFAFAIKFDCAKARVYKMAAENQAAMESWVKALSRASFDYMRLVVRELERQLEEIQEGAAGLQGRPKSSKKAGGVARSKSGASFSTSHVPSTQVTGAALAQGSAHARSLQEEVQLPSGTSKENGVAWSKPLVNGFGEGPHSGVPWEGNGNGGGDGFRPPPVPPRRRGASLESPVSPGTGCFSKLHDWYGKEVAELRVEWLQSH; encoded by the coding sequence ATGAAGCTGAATGAACGTAGTGTGGCTCACTATGCCACCTGCGACTCGCCGCCAGACAAGACAGGCTTCCTCTTCAAGAAGGGGGAGCGAAACACAGCCTACCACCGGCGTTGGTTGATCCTGAAGGGCAACATGCTGTTCTACTTTGAGGAGCGTGAGAGCCGGGAACCCATCGGCGTCATCGTGTTGGAGGGCTGCACCGTAGAGCTCTGCGAGTCAGCTGAGGAGTTCGCCTTTGCCATCAAGTTTGACTGCGCCAAGGCGCGTGTCTACAAGATGGCGGCGGAGAACCAGGCGGCCATGGAGTCGTGGGTTAAGGCTCTGTCGCGAGCCAGCTTCGACTACATGCGGCTGGTGGTGCGGGAGTTGGAGAGGCAGCTGGAAGAAATCCAGGAGGGGGCTGCTGGGCTGCAGGGCAGGCCCAAGTCCTCCAAGAAGGCTGGGGGGGTGGCACGCTCTAAATCAGGAGCATCATTCAGCACTTCCCACGTGCCCTCTACCCAGGTTACAGGTGCAGCGCTCGCACAGGGTTCGGCTCATGCTCGCAGCCTTCAGGAGGAGGTGCAGCTCCCGTCAGGCACCTCTAAAGAGAATGGGGTGGCCTGGAGCAAGCCTCTGGTCAATGGGTTTGGTGAGGGCCCCCACTCTGGTGTGCCGTGGGAGGGAAATGGGAATGGAGGGGGCGATGGGTTCAGGCCTCCGCCCGTCCCTCCGCGCAGGAGGGGTGCATCTCTTGAGAGTCCTGTCTCCCCCGGGACTGGGTGCTTCTCCAAACTTCACGACTGGTACGGAAAAGAGGTGGCTGAACTGAGGGTGGAGTGGCTTCAGAGCCATTGA